From the genome of Halorussus caseinilyticus, one region includes:
- a CDS encoding DUF7573 domain-containing protein — protein sequence MPEDVPLDAFDSTESGDDAEEVSDAETPDPEEFDPAVSTYDWSPAGGECAACGEVVERRWRSGGERDGSLVCPDCKEW from the coding sequence GTGCCCGAGGACGTACCCCTCGACGCCTTCGATTCGACCGAGAGCGGCGACGACGCCGAGGAGGTTTCCGACGCCGAGACGCCGGACCCCGAGGAGTTCGACCCCGCCGTCTCTACCTACGACTGGTCGCCCGCGGGCGGCGAGTGCGCCGCCTGCGGCGAGGTGGTCGAACGACGCTGGCGGTCGGGCGGCGAGCGAGACGGGTCGCTCGTCTGTCCCGACTGCAAAGAGTGGTGA
- a CDS encoding APC family permease, translating to MTSQSRDDRSLSRDMGPLGAMSTVVAGTLGAGLFVTLGTASATTGPSVILVVILSGLLAMSIAINYSWMATIFPAAAGSYAYVSRTFGSRLPGFVVTWSKWLGYMAADAVLAIGFGSYLQVFYPSVDPKLAGFALLTVLFLVNLVGTKGYSLSQNAIFGVLMASILVLVIPGSFNIDPANYQPFFTGGLDGFVGAAVPLFYAYIGIAVAGQMGAEVKNPERNLPLAMAGGTLVLVILYVWTSAVIYGVVADYTVLADSARPLATAAEAFLGDSAIAVVSFGGLLATASSVHAVMAAGIKMPYSWSWDEVFPEQFSAVSDRFGTPHWSLATLYVIAAGLTFWSAGLNQALAIATFSYLIAYASVSITLLYARAKRPDLVKRAGFDFGWLTPITGVVATVGSVGLLTKAYQGSLSIYLPWLAVGLVVFAVYWYRGEQKGTDVEAILDTLPGVASDEYDPKVGGVSDETVGGVDDGNVGGASDD from the coding sequence ATGACATCCCAATCACGGGACGACCGAAGCCTCTCGCGGGACATGGGACCGCTCGGCGCGATGAGTACCGTCGTGGCGGGCACCCTCGGCGCGGGTCTGTTCGTCACGCTCGGCACCGCCAGCGCGACCACCGGCCCCAGCGTCATCCTCGTGGTGATTCTGTCGGGCCTGTTGGCGATGAGCATCGCTATCAACTACAGTTGGATGGCGACCATCTTCCCGGCGGCCGCCGGGTCCTACGCCTACGTCTCCAGAACCTTCGGGTCCCGACTGCCCGGATTCGTCGTCACGTGGTCGAAGTGGCTCGGCTACATGGCCGCCGACGCGGTGCTGGCAATCGGGTTCGGGAGCTACCTACAGGTGTTCTACCCCTCGGTCGACCCGAAACTCGCGGGCTTCGCCCTGTTGACGGTCCTGTTCCTCGTGAACCTCGTCGGCACGAAAGGCTACAGCCTCTCGCAGAACGCCATCTTCGGCGTGCTGATGGCCTCGATTCTGGTGCTGGTGATTCCGGGAAGTTTCAACATCGACCCCGCGAACTACCAACCGTTCTTCACCGGTGGTCTCGACGGGTTCGTCGGCGCGGCGGTGCCGCTGTTCTACGCCTATATCGGCATCGCCGTCGCGGGCCAGATGGGGGCCGAAGTCAAGAATCCCGAGCGCAACCTCCCGCTGGCGATGGCTGGCGGGACGCTCGTCCTCGTAATTCTCTACGTCTGGACCTCGGCGGTCATCTACGGCGTGGTCGCGGACTACACCGTCCTCGCGGACTCGGCCCGGCCGCTTGCGACCGCCGCAGAAGCGTTCCTCGGCGACTCGGCCATCGCGGTCGTCTCGTTCGGCGGCCTGCTGGCGACCGCTTCCAGCGTCCACGCGGTGATGGCCGCGGGCATCAAGATGCCCTACTCGTGGTCGTGGGACGAGGTGTTCCCCGAGCAGTTCTCCGCGGTCAGCGACCGATTCGGCACGCCCCACTGGTCGCTGGCGACGCTGTACGTCATCGCCGCCGGACTGACCTTCTGGAGCGCGGGCCTGAATCAGGCGCTCGCCATCGCCACGTTCAGCTACCTCATCGCGTACGCCTCGGTGTCGATAACCCTGCTCTACGCCCGAGCGAAGCGCCCGGACCTCGTGAAACGGGCTGGGTTCGACTTCGGATGGCTCACCCCGATTACGGGCGTCGTCGCTACGGTCGGGTCGGTCGGCCTGCTGACGAAGGCGTATCAGGGGTCGCTGAGCATCTACCTGCCGTGGCTGGCGGTCGGACTCGTCGTCTTCGCGGTCTACTGGTACCGCGGCGAGCAGAAGGGAACCGACGTGGAGGCAATCCTCGACACGCTTCCGGGGGTCGCCTCCGACGAGTACGACCCGAAGGTCGGCGGCGTGAGCGACGAGACCGTCGGCGGCGTGGACGACGGAAACGTGGGGGGTGCCAGCGATGACTGA
- a CDS encoding DUF1611 domain-containing protein, with translation MDLHGAFDAPVPAVVLAEGAFGTTEGKTANGVVMHSELFEARAVVDSARAGRTAADVLGRDDVADVPVVASVDAALERAPETEALVIGVAPAGGQLPDAWVEDIERAMRAGCDVVSGLHTFLSERPRWQELAAESGVRLFDVRKPPAGDDLRVGDGRVDDVDADVVLTMGTDCAVGKRTTTFELYRAAREAGLDAGWVATGQTGIMVGAHRGVVVDRVPADFTAGVVEDLVCAVAEDHDFVFVEGQAALTHRAYSGVTLSLLHGANPDAVVLVDDPDREGRADFERFSVAGVEREVAAIESLAGSPDETETPVAALSTWGDADEQSAAWGLPAGNVYDDGGPERLLDAVLDAL, from the coding sequence ATGGACCTTCACGGCGCCTTCGACGCGCCGGTCCCCGCCGTCGTCCTCGCGGAGGGCGCGTTCGGGACCACCGAGGGCAAGACCGCGAACGGCGTAGTGATGCACAGCGAACTCTTCGAGGCGAGAGCGGTCGTCGATTCCGCGCGCGCCGGACGGACCGCCGCCGACGTACTCGGACGCGACGACGTTGCCGACGTGCCGGTCGTCGCGTCCGTGGACGCGGCGCTGGAGCGCGCACCCGAGACCGAGGCGCTGGTCATCGGGGTCGCGCCCGCGGGCGGACAACTCCCCGACGCGTGGGTCGAAGACATCGAGCGAGCGATGCGGGCCGGGTGCGACGTGGTGTCGGGGCTGCACACCTTCCTCTCCGAGCGCCCGCGGTGGCAGGAGTTGGCCGCCGAGTCCGGCGTCCGCCTGTTCGACGTGCGCAAACCACCGGCGGGAGACGACCTGCGGGTCGGCGACGGCCGGGTGGACGACGTAGACGCCGACGTGGTGCTGACGATGGGCACCGACTGCGCGGTGGGCAAGCGCACGACCACCTTCGAACTCTACCGGGCCGCGCGGGAGGCCGGTCTGGACGCCGGATGGGTCGCCACCGGTCAGACCGGAATCATGGTCGGGGCGCATCGCGGCGTCGTCGTGGACCGCGTGCCCGCCGACTTCACCGCGGGCGTGGTCGAGGATTTAGTCTGCGCCGTGGCCGAGGACCACGACTTCGTGTTCGTGGAGGGGCAAGCCGCGCTGACCCACCGGGCGTACTCCGGCGTCACCCTCTCGTTGCTCCACGGCGCGAACCCCGACGCCGTGGTGCTGGTGGACGACCCCGACCGGGAGGGGCGCGCGGACTTCGAGCGGTTCTCGGTCGCGGGCGTCGAGCGGGAAGTCGCGGCCATCGAGTCGCTGGCCGGGTCGCCGGACGAGACCGAAACACCGGTCGCGGCACTCTCGACGTGGGGGGACGCCGACGAGCAGTCGGCGGCGTGGGGACTCCCGGCCGGGAACGTCTACGACGACGGCGGACCGGAGCGTCTGCTCGACGCCGTGTTAGACGCGCTCTGA
- a CDS encoding coenzyme F420-0:L-glutamate ligase gives MDVFAVPGLPEVREGDDLAALVDSRADLRDDDVLLVASTIVSKAEGRRADLDDFPAGPRAREIAERLEGISGEEKDPRFAQAVLEESTEIIMEAPFLLTATKFGHVGVNAGIDRSNVGSGRDGADGEGGDLLLLPDRPTESADRIRRNLESDPAVIVTDTSGRPFRHGQRGVAIGWSGVPASRDWRGETDRDGHELEVTVEAVVDELAAAANLVTGEGDDGLPVAVVRDWEFGDHEGSDNLYRDVDGDFVRQALRGWEFARD, from the coding sequence ATGGACGTGTTCGCTGTGCCGGGACTGCCCGAGGTCCGGGAGGGCGACGACCTCGCGGCCCTCGTCGATTCGCGGGCCGACCTCCGGGACGACGACGTACTGCTGGTCGCCAGCACAATCGTCTCGAAGGCCGAGGGTCGGCGCGCCGACCTCGACGACTTCCCGGCCGGACCCAGAGCGAGAGAGATTGCCGAGCGACTCGAAGGGATTTCCGGCGAGGAGAAAGACCCCCGATTCGCGCAGGCCGTCTTGGAGGAGAGTACCGAGATTATCATGGAAGCGCCGTTCCTTCTCACCGCCACCAAGTTCGGGCACGTCGGCGTCAACGCGGGCATCGACCGCTCGAACGTCGGTTCCGGTAGGGACGGCGCGGACGGCGAAGGTGGCGACCTCCTGCTTCTGCCCGACCGACCGACCGAGAGCGCCGACCGGATTCGCCGGAACCTCGAATCCGACCCCGCCGTAATCGTGACCGACACCTCCGGCCGACCGTTCCGCCACGGCCAGCGCGGAGTCGCCATCGGATGGTCGGGCGTCCCGGCGAGTCGGGACTGGCGCGGCGAGACCGACCGCGACGGCCACGAACTCGAAGTCACGGTCGAGGCCGTCGTGGACGAACTCGCGGCCGCGGCGAACCTCGTCACCGGCGAGGGCGACGACGGCCTGCCGGTGGCCGTCGTCCGCGACTGGGAGTTCGGCGACCACGAGGGAAGCGACAACCTGTATCGGGACGTGGACGGCGACTTCGTGCGCCAAGCCCTCAGGGGGTGGGAGTTTGCGCGGGATTGA
- the ddh gene encoding D-2-hydroxyacid dehydrogenase, whose product MQVRRIGVHESVSAVFPPERLREALSDLGPAIPVVGDDELGDCDAVVTFGYSETFLDADLKWVHSIQAGYDRFPLDAFEDEGVVLTNSTGIHDASVGEFAVGLMLSFARRLYAYVRSQQSHEWASPAWDEPFTLDGERLCVVGLGTLGQGIAERADALGMEVVGVRRSGDPTPHTEEVFTPDDLGEAVADAKFVALAVPLTDETEGLFGAAEFAAMREDAYLLNVARGSVVVQDELVAALRGDEIAGAGLDVFEEEPLPEDSPLWEMEEVIVTPHRAAAERDYFRHIAELVRENVERVDAGEEMTNRII is encoded by the coding sequence ATGCAAGTACGACGCATCGGCGTCCACGAGTCCGTGAGCGCGGTCTTCCCGCCCGAACGACTCCGCGAGGCGCTGTCGGACCTCGGTCCCGCGATTCCGGTGGTCGGCGACGACGAACTCGGCGACTGCGACGCGGTGGTGACGTTCGGCTACTCCGAGACCTTCCTCGACGCCGACCTCAAGTGGGTCCACTCGATTCAGGCCGGGTACGACCGGTTCCCCCTCGACGCCTTCGAGGACGAAGGCGTCGTCCTGACCAACAGCACCGGCATCCACGACGCCAGCGTCGGCGAGTTCGCGGTCGGCCTGATGCTGTCGTTCGCGCGCCGACTCTACGCCTACGTCCGAAGCCAGCAGTCCCACGAGTGGGCTTCCCCCGCGTGGGACGAACCGTTCACGCTCGACGGCGAGCGATTGTGCGTCGTCGGGTTGGGCACCCTCGGGCAGGGCATCGCCGAGCGCGCAGACGCCCTCGGGATGGAAGTCGTCGGCGTCCGACGCTCGGGCGACCCGACCCCGCACACCGAGGAAGTCTTCACGCCCGACGACCTCGGCGAGGCCGTCGCGGACGCCAAGTTCGTCGCGCTGGCGGTCCCGCTGACCGACGAGACCGAAGGGTTGTTCGGTGCCGCGGAGTTCGCGGCGATGCGCGAGGACGCCTACCTCCTCAACGTCGCCCGTGGGTCGGTCGTCGTGCAGGACGAACTCGTCGCCGCGCTCCGCGGCGACGAGATTGCTGGCGCGGGTCTGGACGTATTCGAGGAGGAACCCCTGCCCGAGGACTCGCCGCTGTGGGAGATGGAGGAGGTCATCGTGACTCCTCACCGCGCCGCGGCCGAGCGCGATTACTTCCGACACATCGCGGAGTTAGTCCGGGAGAACGTCGAGCGCGTGGACGCGGGCGAGGAGATGACGAATCGGATTATATAA
- a CDS encoding Hvo_1808 family surface protein, which produces MGNANTGKEIDSDATGSRVARVGCRRGTLGGATATEEKPEQSAQDGQQTGPTGQQAGPTGQQTGPGQSATSCAAAPPEDGSDPDADAKGWENGIWYDESIDVNQSDGVEKAERKRIVSRTMARVEAVRCIEFDQSVPVSVLSREEYRRQQASGETDEALRKFDNVKFEALMLVNESADSIAVQNRNRGSGVLGFYSPRNDEIVVIAESAEDLRIDELTLAHELMHAWQDARYDLAGSPFDAKLRDQVNARNGLVEGDASYTEALYEQQCGEGWECLDAKRGGGGGELANIGVYLMKFQPYSDGPAFVRMVRQVGGWDAVNEMYANPPASTEQVIHPLRYETDPPTNVSLNDTATDGWSRVRATDRPGYGRLGEAAVMMTFVYPYYHSQGEAQIVPPEEWFDYNESGELSDFDPLNYESDYSAGWDGDRLHVYENPSGEFGYVWRLAWDSPQNAEQFVEGYRNVLYYWGAEKLGPNVWRIPDGGFADAFYVSVDGRNVTIVNAPTVEQLSEVRPDVGPIATTDATNETDAGDETTTEDESVSIEVETNATTTTADG; this is translated from the coding sequence GTGGGGAATGCTAACACAGGGAAAGAAATCGACAGCGATGCTACTGGTAGTCGCGTTGCTCGCGTCGGGTGTCGCCGGGGGACCCTCGGCGGAGCGACGGCGACCGAAGAGAAACCAGAGCAGAGCGCACAGGACGGACAGCAGACCGGGCCGACCGGACAGCAGGCCGGGCCGACCGGACAGCAGACCGGGCCGGGCCAATCCGCGACGAGTTGCGCGGCCGCGCCGCCCGAGGACGGAAGCGACCCCGACGCCGACGCGAAAGGGTGGGAGAACGGAATCTGGTACGACGAGTCAATCGACGTGAACCAATCCGACGGGGTGGAGAAGGCCGAGCGAAAGCGAATCGTCTCGCGGACGATGGCCCGCGTCGAGGCGGTGCGGTGCATCGAGTTCGACCAGTCGGTGCCCGTGTCGGTCCTCAGCAGAGAGGAGTACCGACGACAACAGGCGAGCGGCGAGACCGACGAAGCACTCCGGAAGTTCGACAACGTGAAGTTCGAAGCCCTGATGCTGGTCAACGAGTCGGCCGACTCCATCGCGGTCCAGAACCGCAACCGCGGGAGCGGCGTTCTCGGTTTCTACAGTCCGCGAAACGACGAAATCGTCGTCATCGCGGAGAGCGCCGAGGACCTGCGAATCGACGAACTCACGCTGGCCCACGAACTGATGCACGCGTGGCAGGACGCCCGGTACGACCTCGCGGGCAGTCCGTTCGACGCGAAACTCCGCGACCAAGTGAACGCGCGGAACGGTCTCGTGGAGGGCGACGCCAGTTACACCGAGGCGCTCTACGAACAGCAGTGCGGCGAAGGGTGGGAGTGTCTCGACGCGAAGCGAGGGGGAGGCGGCGGCGAACTCGCCAACATCGGCGTCTACCTGATGAAGTTCCAACCGTACAGCGACGGCCCGGCGTTCGTCCGGATGGTCCGGCAGGTGGGCGGATGGGACGCGGTGAACGAGATGTACGCGAACCCGCCAGCGAGTACCGAGCAGGTCATCCATCCGCTCAGGTACGAGACCGACCCGCCGACGAACGTGAGTCTGAACGACACGGCGACGGACGGGTGGTCTCGCGTGCGCGCGACCGACCGACCCGGATACGGGCGACTCGGCGAGGCGGCGGTGATGATGACGTTCGTCTATCCGTACTACCACAGTCAGGGCGAGGCCCAAATCGTGCCGCCCGAAGAGTGGTTCGACTACAACGAGTCGGGCGAACTCAGCGACTTCGACCCGCTGAACTACGAGTCGGACTACTCGGCGGGGTGGGACGGCGACCGACTCCACGTCTACGAGAACCCCAGCGGGGAGTTCGGATACGTCTGGCGACTCGCGTGGGACTCGCCCCAGAACGCCGAGCAGTTCGTGGAGGGGTACCGAAACGTCCTCTACTACTGGGGGGCGGAAAAACTCGGGCCGAACGTGTGGCGCATCCCGGACGGCGGGTTCGCCGACGCCTTCTACGTGAGCGTCGATGGCCGGAACGTGACCATCGTGAACGCGCCGACCGTCGAGCAGTTGTCCGAGGTCCGCCCCGACGTGGGACCGATTGCGACGACTGACGCGACCAACGAGACCGACGCGGGCGACGAGACCACGACGGAAGACGAGTCGGTCTCCATCGAGGTGGAGACGAACGCGACCACGACCACGGCCGACGGATAA
- a CDS encoding TetR/AcrR family transcriptional regulator, translated as MPPEALFEESADDTRTAIMEATYRALTDYGYADLTIQRIADEFDKSKSLLYHHHDGKDDLLVDFLEFALDHFEDNVPFRDDTADERLRTLLDAVAATKPEADEEFVGILVELRAQAVNDDDFRDHFLGSDRFFHDHIVDIIAEGIEEGTFRDVDPEQTASFLLTLVSGAMVRNTTGNQVAVERTRAEIREYIDARLLAD; from the coding sequence ATGCCGCCCGAGGCCCTCTTCGAAGAATCGGCCGACGACACCCGTACGGCCATCATGGAAGCGACGTACCGGGCGCTGACCGACTACGGGTACGCCGACTTGACGATTCAGCGCATCGCCGACGAGTTCGACAAGAGCAAGTCCCTGCTCTATCACCACCACGACGGGAAAGACGACCTGTTGGTCGATTTCCTCGAATTCGCGCTCGACCACTTCGAGGACAACGTGCCGTTCCGCGACGACACCGCCGACGAGCGACTCCGTACGCTCCTCGACGCGGTGGCCGCCACGAAACCCGAGGCGGACGAGGAGTTCGTCGGCATCCTCGTGGAACTGCGTGCGCAGGCGGTCAACGACGACGACTTCCGGGACCACTTCCTCGGGAGCGACCGGTTCTTCCACGACCACATCGTGGACATCATCGCGGAGGGAATCGAGGAAGGGACTTTTCGGGACGTTGACCCCGAACAGACCGCTTCGTTCCTGCTAACGCTGGTCAGCGGCGCGATGGTCCGCAATACGACCGGCAACCAAGTGGCCGTCGAACGGACACGGGCAGAAATCCGCGAGTACATCGACGCTCGCCTCCTCGCCGACTGA
- a CDS encoding M20 family metallopeptidase: protein MTETETGPASGLAIDPEETIDLLQQMVKIPSPYFEEHDLAEFVYDWLDDRDLDPEYHHVSEPEITEYEGDNVVARLEGSDPDAPTLLLNAHMDTVKLVEDWAEDPCSGRIEDGKLYGQGACDMKGGLAAVMKAFEALAESDRELRGDVLLTAVVDEEGPYGLGTDRLIRDGLTDDCDAAVVTEPGPILAQEDLDNPALLLGARGRFLYDITVKGKAAHGSQPHKGVSALVDAGRLAEGLTEIEVGSHDKLGDGSVCPLMLESGSQTLSVPERARLMVDRHVVVGETAESVRADAEEVVAELDLESEVEISFREAPDPGIKYGPYVTDEDHELVGALQDATREVAGVDPELGYFASVGDFNYLGDRAGLPTVIVGPDGENIHGAGEFVYTDEVVEVAEIVTEAAAEFCG from the coding sequence ATGACTGAGACCGAGACGGGACCGGCCTCCGGTCTCGCTATCGACCCCGAGGAGACCATCGACCTGCTCCAACAGATGGTCAAAATTCCGAGTCCGTACTTCGAGGAACACGACCTCGCGGAGTTCGTCTACGACTGGTTGGACGACCGGGACTTGGACCCCGAGTACCACCACGTCAGCGAACCCGAGATTACCGAGTACGAGGGCGACAACGTGGTTGCCCGACTGGAGGGGAGCGACCCGGACGCGCCGACGCTCCTGCTCAACGCCCACATGGACACGGTGAAATTGGTTGAGGACTGGGCGGAAGACCCCTGCTCGGGCCGCATCGAGGACGGGAAACTCTACGGACAGGGTGCCTGCGACATGAAGGGCGGTCTCGCCGCGGTGATGAAGGCGTTCGAGGCGCTGGCCGAGTCGGACCGCGAACTCCGGGGCGACGTGCTTCTGACCGCCGTCGTGGACGAGGAAGGTCCCTACGGTCTCGGGACCGACCGCCTCATCCGGGACGGACTCACCGACGACTGCGACGCCGCCGTCGTAACCGAACCCGGTCCCATCCTCGCCCAAGAGGACCTCGACAACCCGGCGCTCCTGCTCGGCGCGCGCGGGCGATTCCTCTACGACATCACGGTCAAGGGGAAGGCCGCCCACGGTTCCCAACCCCACAAGGGAGTCAGCGCGCTGGTGGACGCCGGACGACTCGCGGAGGGCCTGACCGAAATCGAGGTCGGGAGCCACGACAAACTGGGCGACGGGTCGGTCTGCCCGCTCATGCTCGAATCCGGTAGTCAGACGCTCTCGGTGCCCGAGCGCGCCCGCCTGATGGTGGACCGCCACGTCGTCGTCGGCGAGACGGCGGAGTCCGTGCGCGCCGACGCCGAGGAAGTCGTCGCGGAGTTGGACCTTGAAAGCGAGGTGGAAATCAGCTTCCGCGAGGCCCCCGACCCCGGCATCAAGTACGGGCCGTACGTCACCGACGAGGACCACGAACTCGTCGGGGCCTTGCAGGACGCGACCCGCGAAGTCGCGGGCGTGGACCCCGAACTCGGCTACTTCGCCAGCGTCGGCGACTTCAACTATCTGGGCGACCGGGCGGGCCTGCCGACGGTCATCGTCGGTCCCGACGGCGAGAACATCCACGGCGCGGGCGAGTTCGTCTACACCGACGAGGTGGTCGAAGTCGCGGAAATCGTGACGGAGGCGGCGGCCGAGTTCTGCGGGTGA
- a CDS encoding 5,10-methylenetetrahydromethanopterin reductase, with product MRGIELTPEHPISDLVEIGETAQAEGFDALFASCHYNNRDPFVVLDRVAAATDDLLVGPGVANPYETHPVSLASRVATLDETSDGRAVCGLGAGDRSTLTNLGFDREKPLRRVLEAMKVSQKLWSGERVDHEGTFQATDAALNYADAIGGGDGANDIPVYVGAQGPHMIRMAAKHADGVLVNASHPDDFAWADQQVEKGLAERPDERGDFDFAAYASVSVAEDADAAREAARPPVAFIAGGAAPPVLDRHGIDHERAAEIGKAIESGDFSTAFEAVTPAMIDAFCIAGTPATAAEKIAGVLEYADSFVAGSPLGPDPKEAVSLVAEACDLPTRE from the coding sequence TTGCGCGGGATTGAACTCACGCCCGAGCATCCGATTTCGGACCTCGTGGAAATCGGCGAGACGGCGCAAGCGGAGGGCTTCGACGCCCTCTTTGCGAGTTGCCACTACAACAACCGCGACCCGTTCGTCGTCCTCGACCGAGTTGCGGCCGCGACCGACGACCTACTGGTCGGGCCGGGCGTCGCCAACCCCTACGAGACCCATCCGGTGTCGCTCGCCTCGCGCGTGGCGACGCTGGACGAGACCAGCGACGGCCGGGCGGTGTGCGGACTCGGCGCGGGCGACCGCTCGACGCTCACGAATCTGGGATTCGACCGCGAGAAACCCCTCCGGCGCGTGCTGGAGGCCATGAAGGTCTCCCAGAAGCTCTGGTCCGGCGAGCGCGTGGACCACGAAGGAACGTTCCAAGCCACCGACGCCGCGCTGAACTACGCCGACGCCATCGGCGGGGGCGACGGCGCGAACGACATCCCGGTCTACGTCGGCGCGCAGGGACCCCACATGATTCGGATGGCCGCCAAGCACGCCGACGGCGTGCTTGTCAACGCCTCCCACCCAGACGACTTCGCGTGGGCCGACCAACAGGTCGAGAAGGGTCTCGCCGAGCGACCGGACGAGCGCGGGGACTTCGACTTCGCGGCCTACGCCAGCGTCAGCGTGGCCGAGGACGCCGACGCCGCGCGGGAGGCCGCCAGACCCCCGGTGGCGTTCATCGCGGGCGGGGCCGCGCCGCCGGTCCTCGACAGGCACGGCATCGACCACGAGCGCGCGGCCGAAATCGGCAAGGCTATCGAGTCGGGCGACTTCTCGACTGCGTTCGAGGCGGTTACACCGGCGATGATAGACGCCTTCTGCATCGCTGGCACGCCGGCGACCGCCGCGGAGAAGATTGCGGGCGTGTTGGAGTACGCCGATAGCTTCGTCGCCGGGTCGCCGCTCGGCCCGGACCCCAAGGAGGCGGTTAGCCTCGTTGCTGAGGCCTGCGACCTGCCGACTCGGGAGTGA